In Devosia chinhatensis, the following are encoded in one genomic region:
- a CDS encoding DMT family transporter — MSRPLATALLLVCTMFWGFAFIAQKSAMDSMGPLTFAGVRYLIGGLLVLPLALWELRRKAVRLNRTHWLFILAMSSVFFLGSWLQQAGLATTTATNGGFLTGLYVFFVPLLGYVLFHSRPHPIIFVGVPLALVGIYYLNGGGLASFNGGDWLIVCSAIFWAMHVILLGHIARLTGLPIFVSAISFLFAGLVASTIALGVETPTLAAISAGWVEIIYAAVLSTAVAFTFQAIGQQHVPPANAAIILSAESLFAALGGALLLGERLPLVGYAGATLIFLAIVMVEAVPPLWARRKAHAARITN, encoded by the coding sequence ATGTCCCGCCCCCTCGCCACAGCCCTGCTCCTCGTCTGCACGATGTTCTGGGGCTTTGCCTTCATCGCGCAGAAGTCGGCCATGGATTCTATGGGGCCGCTGACCTTTGCCGGAGTGCGCTATCTCATCGGCGGCCTGCTCGTCCTGCCGCTGGCATTGTGGGAACTGCGCCGCAAGGCCGTCCGGCTCAACCGCACCCATTGGCTCTTCATCCTCGCCATGAGCAGCGTGTTTTTTCTCGGCTCCTGGCTGCAGCAGGCAGGGCTGGCGACGACGACCGCCACCAATGGCGGCTTCCTCACCGGCCTTTACGTCTTCTTCGTGCCGCTGCTCGGCTATGTGCTGTTCCACAGCCGACCCCATCCCATCATCTTCGTCGGCGTACCGCTGGCGCTCGTTGGCATCTACTACCTCAATGGCGGGGGGCTGGCCTCCTTCAATGGCGGGGACTGGCTGATCGTGTGCAGCGCGATCTTCTGGGCCATGCACGTGATCCTGCTTGGTCACATTGCGCGGCTCACCGGCCTGCCGATCTTCGTCTCGGCCATCAGCTTTCTTTTTGCCGGGCTCGTCGCCAGCACCATCGCTCTGGGGGTCGAAACGCCCACGCTCGCGGCCATCTCCGCCGGCTGGGTCGAAATCATCTATGCCGCCGTGCTGTCGACCGCCGTGGCCTTCACCTTCCAGGCCATCGGCCAGCAGCATGTGCCGCCCGCCAATGCCGCCATCATTCTTTCGGCCGAAAGCCTTTTCGCGGCCTTAGGCGGCGCGCTCCTGCTCGGCGAGCGCCTGCCGCTCGTCGGCTATGCCGGCGCCACGCTGATCTTTCTCGCCATCGTCATGGTCGAGGCCGTGCCGCCGCTCTGGGCCCGCCGCAAGGCGCACGCGGCCCGCATCACCAACTGA
- a CDS encoding DUF2147 domain-containing protein yields MSRRRTFTRTALVLAMGLGGMAGAMASPVGVWEIESRDSRYDVTFCGDGTQLCAELIWLGNGADNPTNMPYLNTLLIEGAMPTDTGRWEGKLHLFGQTADGTITQVSADQMTLRGCVAVVLCRSYQLYRYAK; encoded by the coding sequence ATGAGCAGACGCAGAACCTTCACCCGCACCGCCCTCGTACTGGCTATGGGCCTCGGCGGCATGGCCGGGGCCATGGCCTCTCCCGTCGGCGTCTGGGAAATCGAGAGCCGGGACTCGCGTTACGACGTCACTTTTTGCGGAGACGGCACGCAATTGTGTGCCGAGCTGATCTGGCTGGGCAATGGGGCGGACAATCCCACCAACATGCCCTATCTCAACACCCTGCTGATCGAGGGGGCCATGCCCACAGATACCGGACGATGGGAAGGCAAGCTGCACCTTTTCGGGCAGACGGCGGACGGCACCATCACCCAGGTCAGCGCAGACCAGATGACCTTGCGCGGTTGCGTGGCCGTGGTGCTGTGCCGAAGTTACCAGCTCTATCGCTACGCCAAATAG
- a CDS encoding DUF2147 domain-containing protein — MRRLSRLVFAAGALIATALPTLASPEGVWELETRDTRFALQTCGDGSQVCGQLVWLSEADYNEQYKPYLNKPMADRLMPAGPNRWKGEMTLFGHKVAGTLTQRSANQMTLQGCAFLVVCKSYDMFRHSE, encoded by the coding sequence ATGCGTCGTCTTTCCCGCCTTGTTTTCGCTGCCGGTGCCCTGATCGCCACGGCCTTGCCGACGCTGGCCTCGCCAGAAGGAGTCTGGGAGCTGGAAACAAGGGATACGCGCTTTGCGTTGCAGACCTGTGGGGACGGCAGCCAGGTTTGCGGCCAATTGGTGTGGCTGAGCGAGGCCGACTACAACGAGCAGTACAAGCCCTACCTCAACAAGCCGATGGCCGACAGGCTGATGCCCGCCGGACCCAATCGCTGGAAAGGGGAGATGACGCTTTTCGGCCACAAGGTTGCCGGAACACTGACGCAGCGTAGCGCCAACCAGATGACGCTGCAGGGTTGCGCGTTCCTGGTCGTATGCAAGAGCTACGACATGTTCCGCCACAGCGAGTAA
- a CDS encoding GNAT family N-acetyltransferase: MSDILIRGARQSEAGDVISLLDRSWRSHWAPHLEAAALGRYESVRPVESYVSAYLEHFRIAERAGVVVGLYHLDAPHLHAIHVDSWAIGTGVGGAMMDAAESEGAGRLEVRSFNMRARQFYRSRGWVEVDEYEDDEMGQMVRTIAMERL; the protein is encoded by the coding sequence ATGTCCGATATCCTGATCCGGGGGGCGCGTCAGTCCGAGGCCGGCGACGTCATCAGCCTTCTGGACCGGTCGTGGCGCAGCCATTGGGCGCCCCATCTCGAAGCCGCGGCCCTTGGCCGATATGAGAGCGTGCGACCGGTCGAGAGTTATGTCAGCGCCTATCTCGAACACTTCCGCATTGCCGAGCGGGCCGGGGTGGTGGTGGGCCTCTATCACCTGGACGCGCCGCATCTTCATGCCATCCACGTCGACAGCTGGGCGATCGGCACAGGCGTGGGCGGCGCGATGATGGATGCGGCCGAGAGCGAAGGCGCAGGCCGGCTCGAGGTGCGCAGCTTCAACATGCGGGCGCGCCAGTTCTACCGCAGCCGTGGCTGGGTCGAGGTGGACGAGTACGAGGACGACGAGATGGGGCAGATGGTGCGTACCATTGCCATGGAGCGGCTCTGA
- a CDS encoding thymidine kinase: protein MAKLYFSYAAMNAGKSTLLLQAAYNYRERGMRPLLYTSALYAEGGVGLITSRIGIAEPAELYAPGDDVYQSVRDFHEESKVDCVFVDEAQFLTREQVWQLARVGDRLRIPVMCYGLRTDFQGKLFPGSMELLAIADALREIRTICTCGAKATMVVRQDMAGRVLTDGDQVSIEKSVYLSLCRKHWEEAVGRWPVKGP from the coding sequence ATGGCCAAGCTCTATTTTTCATACGCGGCGATGAATGCGGGCAAATCCACCCTGCTGCTCCAGGCTGCCTACAATTACCGCGAACGCGGCATGCGGCCCCTGCTCTACACGTCCGCGCTCTACGCCGAAGGCGGCGTCGGTCTCATCACCTCGCGCATCGGCATTGCCGAGCCGGCCGAACTCTACGCCCCCGGCGACGACGTTTACCAGTCGGTGCGCGATTTCCATGAGGAATCCAAGGTCGACTGCGTCTTCGTCGACGAAGCCCAGTTCCTCACCCGCGAACAGGTCTGGCAATTGGCCCGCGTCGGTGACCGCTTGCGCATTCCGGTCATGTGCTATGGCCTGCGCACCGACTTTCAGGGCAAGCTCTTTCCCGGCTCCATGGAATTGCTGGCCATCGCCGATGCCTTGCGCGAAATTCGCACCATCTGCACCTGCGGCGCCAAGGCCACGATGGTTGTGCGCCAGGACATGGCGGGCCGCGTCCTCACCGATGGCGACCAGGTGTCGATCGAAAAGTCGGTTTATCTCTCCCTCTGCCGCAAGCACTGGGAAGAAGCGGTTGGCCGCTGGCCCGTGAAAGGACCCTGA
- a CDS encoding acyl-CoA thioesterase, with the protein MLSTASEPTGALTIRTLAMPADTNPAGDIFGGWVMSQMDIAGAIAAVEKVKGRVVTVAVEAMTFIAPVKVGDVLCVYTNVERVGTTSITIGLEAWVRRNRLDDRQKVTEARFVYVSLDENGQKRPIPAA; encoded by the coding sequence ATGCTTAGCACTGCCTCCGAGCCCACCGGCGCGCTCACCATCCGCACCCTTGCCATGCCGGCCGATACCAATCCGGCCGGTGATATCTTCGGTGGCTGGGTGATGAGCCAGATGGACATTGCCGGCGCCATTGCCGCCGTCGAAAAGGTCAAGGGCCGCGTGGTGACCGTGGCGGTCGAGGCCATGACCTTCATCGCGCCGGTCAAAGTCGGCGACGTGCTCTGCGTCTATACCAATGTCGAGCGCGTCGGCACGACCTCCATCACCATCGGCCTCGAAGCCTGGGTTCGCCGCAATCGTCTCGACGACCGCCAGAAGGTCACCGAGGCGCGCTTCGTCTATGTGTCGCTGGACGAGAACGGCCAGAAACGTCCCATTCCCGCCGCTTAA
- a CDS encoding SH3 domain-containing protein: MHRQTRKKVLNIVTGIAVAAAAAVVFLPAAQAAPGTATSNVNVRSGPGTGYAVTNTLRRGDQVDVQRCQGSWCYVQGRGFGGWVSANFLSAGGSPVNPANPGLSFGFTIGGPNGPNISIGVGNQPQPQPPRPGPRPPIVQPTAEVCFYDRVNYRGQSFCLEQGDSVRDLGDWVDRISSIDNPSRVRVEVCSEVAYRNCRTYTTSAGNLGDFDKYIASVRIR, from the coding sequence ATGCACCGTCAGACCCGTAAGAAAGTCCTCAATATCGTCACCGGTATCGCCGTTGCGGCTGCTGCCGCGGTGGTTTTCCTGCCGGCTGCTCAGGCCGCGCCCGGCACGGCGACGTCCAACGTCAATGTCCGCTCCGGTCCTGGCACCGGCTATGCCGTGACCAATACGCTGCGCCGCGGCGACCAGGTCGACGTGCAGCGCTGCCAGGGCTCCTGGTGCTACGTCCAGGGTCGCGGCTTCGGCGGTTGGGTATCGGCCAACTTCCTGTCCGCTGGCGGTTCGCCGGTGAACCCTGCCAATCCGGGCTTGTCCTTCGGCTTCACCATCGGTGGTCCGAACGGCCCCAATATCAGCATCGGCGTCGGCAATCAGCCCCAGCCGCAGCCCCCGCGTCCGGGCCCGCGCCCGCCGATCGTGCAGCCCACTGCCGAGGTCTGCTTCTATGACCGCGTCAATTATCGCGGCCAGAGCTTCTGCCTCGAACAGGGCGACAGCGTTCGCGATCTGGGCGATTGGGTCGACCGCATCTCCTCGATTGACAACCCTTCCCGCGTACGCGTCGAGGTTTGCTCCGAGGTCGCCTACCGCAATTGCCGCACCTATACCACCAGCGCCGGCAATCTGGGCGATTTCGACAAGTACATCGCTTCGGTCCGCATCCGGTGA
- a CDS encoding peptidase inhibitor family I36 protein has translation MSRLLAAFLCFVFALFAATPSFALSPSGSHAWSRTELGLRAGPGGHYDSVGIIAAHVDIKVLRCVQFWCLVDGPGGHGWADRNAVDFRKNPYSALSAAGMMRPDLQGGRLCFYEGTHYTGRSFCAGTGQVFPDLALWGWDNAIRSIAVEVDTSAAVCRERDFRSYCERVYQSQPVLTEFLFRNVSSIRVY, from the coding sequence ATGTCGCGTCTGCTTGCCGCCTTCCTGTGCTTTGTTTTTGCGCTCTTCGCCGCTACGCCCAGCTTCGCCCTCAGTCCCTCGGGCAGCCATGCCTGGAGCCGCACCGAGCTGGGCCTGCGCGCCGGTCCCGGCGGTCATTATGACAGCGTCGGCATCATTGCCGCCCATGTCGACATCAAGGTCCTGCGCTGCGTCCAGTTCTGGTGCCTCGTCGATGGTCCGGGCGGCCACGGCTGGGCCGATCGCAACGCCGTCGATTTCCGCAAGAACCCCTATTCGGCCCTCAGCGCCGCCGGCATGATGCGTCCCGATCTGCAAGGTGGCCGCCTGTGCTTTTACGAAGGCACCCACTATACCGGCCGCTCCTTCTGCGCCGGCACTGGCCAGGTCTTTCCCGATCTCGCGCTCTGGGGCTGGGACAACGCCATCCGCTCGATTGCCGTTGAAGTCGACACCAGCGCCGCCGTCTGCCGCGAACGCGATTTCCGCTCCTATTGCGAACGCGTCTACCAGAGCCAGCCGGTGCTGACCGAGTTCCTATTCCGCAATGTGTCGTCAATCCGCGTCTACTGA
- a CDS encoding DoxX family protein, which yields MKIAGWVLSGLVALFMLGASVAPKLLQLDVALEPIAVVGWPAKYLVLIGLIELACVVLFLIPRTALLGAVLFTGLLGGALAANLRVDNPLFSQTLFSLYLGLATWLALWLREPKLRAVFPLMR from the coding sequence ATGAAAATTGCAGGTTGGGTGCTGAGCGGGCTGGTCGCCCTTTTCATGCTGGGGGCGTCGGTGGCGCCGAAGCTGTTGCAGCTGGACGTGGCGCTGGAGCCGATCGCGGTGGTGGGGTGGCCGGCAAAATATCTGGTGCTGATCGGGCTGATCGAACTGGCCTGCGTGGTGCTGTTCCTCATCCCGCGCACGGCGCTTCTGGGAGCGGTGCTGTTCACGGGGCTATTGGGTGGCGCGTTGGCGGCCAACCTGCGGGTGGACAATCCGCTGTTCAGCCAAACGCTGTTCAGCCTTTACCTGGGGCTCGCGACCTGGCTGGCGCTCTGGCTCCGCGAACCGAAGCTCCGCGCCGTGTTCCCGCTGATGCGGTAA
- a CDS encoding PQQ-dependent sugar dehydrogenase, whose translation MMKIAHLLAGTALSFALLSPAAIAQDNTSPEEQVEGVAPAEGDEAPAGEPVETAPPNAPDQQPASPDQVRAPQPAEPVEVTTETVAEGLPQLWAMEFLPDGRMLVTAKQGALHIVDENGQAGPEISGLPEVDARGQGGLLDVALASDYEESGRIFFSYAEPREGGNGTTLASAILVPDEAGGGALEDVQVIFRQEPTYDGDKHFGSRIVPVGDGTLYLTVGERSDDPVRTQAQELASGYGKVFHIDYEGNAVDGNPFAETEGALPEIWSLGHRNTQSAALDGEGRLWIVEHGARGGDELNLPEAGLNYGWPDVAYGIEYSGEAIGEGITADAETAQPVYYWDPVIAPSGMAFYEGDEFSGWDNTFLIGGLVTTGIVVVHLENDRVAFEERIPLEARVRDVRVGPDGAIYAVTENPDASTSDIIRVSNAS comes from the coding sequence GTGATGAAGATTGCACACCTCCTCGCCGGCACGGCCCTCTCTTTTGCCCTGCTCAGCCCCGCTGCCATTGCCCAGGATAATACCTCGCCTGAAGAACAGGTCGAAGGCGTGGCGCCCGCTGAAGGCGATGAAGCCCCCGCTGGCGAACCCGTCGAAACCGCTCCGCCCAATGCTCCGGACCAGCAGCCCGCCTCTCCCGATCAGGTGCGCGCGCCCCAGCCGGCCGAGCCCGTCGAGGTGACCACCGAGACCGTGGCCGAAGGCCTGCCCCAGCTCTGGGCCATGGAATTTCTGCCCGATGGTCGCATGCTGGTAACCGCCAAGCAGGGTGCGCTCCACATTGTCGATGAAAACGGGCAAGCCGGCCCGGAAATTTCCGGCCTGCCGGAAGTCGATGCCCGTGGCCAGGGTGGCCTGCTCGACGTGGCCCTGGCTTCTGATTACGAAGAAAGCGGCCGCATCTTCTTCTCCTATGCCGAACCGCGCGAAGGCGGCAACGGCACGACCCTGGCTTCGGCCATCCTCGTGCCTGACGAAGCCGGCGGCGGCGCCCTCGAGGACGTCCAGGTCATTTTCCGCCAGGAGCCGACCTATGACGGCGACAAGCACTTCGGCTCGCGCATCGTTCCGGTGGGCGATGGCACGCTCTACCTCACGGTCGGCGAACGCTCGGACGATCCGGTTCGCACCCAGGCTCAGGAATTGGCCTCCGGCTACGGCAAGGTCTTCCACATCGATTATGAAGGCAATGCCGTCGACGGCAATCCCTTCGCTGAAACCGAAGGGGCCCTGCCGGAGATCTGGAGCCTCGGCCACCGCAACACCCAGTCGGCAGCCCTGGATGGTGAAGGCCGCCTCTGGATCGTCGAGCATGGTGCGCGCGGCGGCGATGAACTCAACCTGCCCGAGGCCGGGCTCAACTACGGCTGGCCCGATGTCGCCTACGGCATCGAATATAGCGGCGAAGCCATTGGCGAAGGCATCACTGCCGATGCCGAAACCGCGCAGCCCGTCTATTACTGGGACCCGGTGATCGCCCCATCCGGCATGGCCTTCTATGAAGGCGATGAATTCTCCGGCTGGGACAATACCTTCCTGATCGGCGGCCTGGTCACCACCGGCATCGTCGTGGTCCACCTCGAAAATGACCGCGTCGCTTTCGAGGAACGCATCCCGCTCGAGGCCCGCGTCCGTGACGTCCGCGTCGGCCCCGATGGCGCGATCTACGCCGTCACCGAAAATCCAGATGCCAGCACGTCCGACATCATCCGTGTGAGCAACGCGAGCTAA
- a CDS encoding YdeI/OmpD-associated family protein, with protein sequence MKFSGTLLQTGNNTGIEVPPDMLEALGSRRAAVKVSVNGYQFRSTIGSMGGKALIPFSSEHRKLSGLKGGDPIEVTLEIDDEPRQVEVPPDLAAALDALPETRQSFDALAPSKRKAHVLSIEEARTAETRARRIEKLILALRQ encoded by the coding sequence ATGAAGTTTTCAGGTACGCTGCTTCAAACGGGAAACAATACGGGTATTGAAGTTCCGCCCGATATGCTCGAAGCACTCGGCAGTCGCAGGGCTGCCGTCAAGGTGAGCGTCAACGGCTATCAGTTCCGGTCCACGATCGGCAGCATGGGCGGCAAGGCGCTCATTCCCTTCAGTTCCGAACACCGAAAGCTGAGCGGCTTGAAGGGTGGCGATCCGATAGAGGTCACACTGGAAATCGACGACGAGCCGCGCCAGGTCGAGGTGCCGCCCGATCTCGCCGCAGCGCTCGACGCCCTTCCCGAAACGCGCCAGAGCTTCGACGCCCTGGCCCCGTCGAAGCGCAAGGCCCATGTGCTTTCGATAGAAGAGGCCAGGACTGCCGAAACGCGCGCCAGACGAATAGAAAAGCTAATCCTGGCCCTGCGCCAATAA
- a CDS encoding phosphotransferase, with protein sequence MHEDQIGIDAGRVAALIRRQFPQFRDAEIAPLTTPATTNAIFRIGATHAARLPLRGMDARDCRRLLEAEARAIAAFHAHCPFPSPIPIGIGRPGPGFPLPWTVQTWIEGLVATPNGQSANADFALDLVHLIRALRALDLNGLEFDGKGRGGNLPDHDAWMDQCFSKSGRLLDVARLRAMWVKMRVLPGLGYAVMSHRDLIPANLLVAGGRLVGVLDAGAFGPADPALDLVASWHLLNSDRRALFRNALGVSELEWRRGAAWAFEQAMGLVWYYAQTNPVMSALGRTTLARLVEADDI encoded by the coding sequence ATGCATGAAGACCAGATCGGCATAGACGCCGGGCGCGTCGCCGCACTGATCCGCCGGCAATTTCCGCAATTCCGCGACGCCGAAATCGCCCCCCTGACCACGCCGGCAACCACCAATGCGATCTTCCGCATCGGCGCCACCCATGCCGCGCGCCTGCCCCTGCGCGGGATGGATGCGCGAGACTGCCGGCGACTGCTAGAGGCAGAAGCAAGGGCAATCGCCGCATTTCATGCCCATTGCCCCTTTCCCAGCCCCATCCCTATTGGCATCGGCCGGCCAGGTCCTGGCTTTCCCCTGCCCTGGACCGTCCAAACCTGGATCGAAGGTTTGGTCGCGACCCCGAACGGACAAAGTGCCAATGCGGATTTTGCGCTGGATCTTGTGCATCTGATCCGCGCTTTGCGTGCCCTCGATTTGAACGGCCTTGAGTTTGACGGAAAGGGCCGTGGCGGAAACCTGCCCGATCATGATGCGTGGATGGACCAGTGCTTTTCGAAAAGCGGAAGACTGCTCGATGTGGCCCGCCTGCGGGCCATGTGGGTCAAGATGCGCGTCCTGCCGGGCCTGGGTTACGCTGTCATGAGCCACAGGGATCTCATTCCGGCAAACCTGCTGGTGGCGGGCGGGCGTCTGGTCGGCGTTCTGGACGCGGGCGCCTTCGGACCGGCCGATCCCGCCCTCGATCTCGTCGCGTCCTGGCATCTGCTCAACAGCGATCGGCGTGCGCTCTTCCGCAATGCTCTGGGCGTGAGCGAGCTCGAATGGCGGCGCGGCGCCGCCTGGGCCTTTGAGCAGGCCATGGGGCTGGTCTGGTATTATGCGCAGACCAATCCGGTCATGAGTGCATTGGGGCGCACCACGCTCGCCCGTCTTGTCGAGGCCGACGACATCTGA
- a CDS encoding spermidine synthase, whose translation MIPWQKLDETTMPGGGPLTLMQRGTEFSIMSGTIGLMNSRMSGSEEQLAMLSAARVGKRPGARILIGGLGMGFTLRAALSAFGPDSRITVAELVPAVIAWARGPLSPIHGASLDDPRVTIHEGDVRTAIGAGKPFDAILLDVDNGPDGLFRPENDRLYSATGLGNTKAALTPGGHLAVWSAYPDAAFTRRLGQSGMAIEEVRVRERSNGKGARHLIWFATKPGR comes from the coding sequence ATGATCCCCTGGCAAAAGCTCGACGAAACCACCATGCCTGGAGGAGGCCCCCTGACGCTGATGCAGCGCGGCACCGAATTTTCCATCATGTCCGGCACGATCGGATTGATGAATAGCCGCATGAGCGGGTCCGAGGAACAGCTTGCCATGCTCTCTGCCGCGCGCGTCGGCAAGCGTCCCGGAGCACGCATCCTGATCGGCGGACTGGGCATGGGCTTCACCCTGCGCGCGGCGCTCTCCGCTTTCGGCCCGGACAGCCGGATCACCGTCGCCGAACTCGTCCCGGCCGTCATCGCCTGGGCCCGCGGACCGCTGTCGCCCATCCATGGCGCCAGCCTCGATGATCCCCGCGTCACCATCCACGAGGGCGACGTGCGTACCGCCATTGGCGCCGGCAAGCCGTTTGATGCCATCCTGCTCGATGTCGACAATGGACCAGATGGGCTGTTCCGGCCCGAGAACGACCGGCTCTACAGCGCCACCGGTCTTGGCAATACCAAGGCCGCGTTGACACCCGGCGGCCATCTCGCGGTCTGGTCTGCCTATCCCGACGCCGCCTTTACCCGGCGCCTCGGGCAATCCGGCATGGCCATCGAGGAAGTCCGGGTGCGCGAACGCAGCAATGGCAAGGGCGCCCGCCACCTCATCTGGTTCGCCACCAAACCCGGCCGCTGA